From bacterium (Candidatus Blackallbacteria) CG13_big_fil_rev_8_21_14_2_50_49_14:
ACCTCTAAAATAGAGCCTGTAAAATCTCAATTTTGTGAGAAAAGAGTAGATGACGCTTATTGACTGGAATGAAGACAGGGTTCTGGCCTTGGCACCAGACGCGGCTTCAGTATCTGCAGGAAAAAAACTGACGCAACCCATGCGTTGGCCTTTGTTGGGCCAAAATGAAGACCAATTGTGGGGAGAATGTCAGGGCAGTGGCTCAAAGCCTTACCGCGTAATGGTAGATATGGGGGGGCCTGCGTATAAATGTTCATGCCCCAGCCGCAAATTTCCCTGCAAACACAGTCTGGCATTGATCCTCTTGGCACTGCAAACACCCTCTGTAATCACTGAACAGGACGTGCCCGACTGGATGCAGGACTGGCTCAACCAGAGAAGCAGTCGCAATGAAGCCCAGGCCCGAAAAAAAGACGAGCCACCCAGCGAAAAATCTTTGCAAAAGCGCGAGAAAACAGCCCTTCAACGCAGACAACGTGCAGAAGAAGGCTTGAACTTTCTCGAAACCTGGCTTCTGGATCAATTGCGAAGGGGCTTGGCCAGTCTGCGCCATGAACCCTATCGTTATTTTGATCAAATCGCAGCTCGGCTGGTGGATGCACAAATGCCAGGGCTGGCGCGCCGTGTCGCCAAACTGGCAGAGTTTCCTGCCAGCTCACCGGATTGGGGCGAGAATTTACTCACTGAAATGGGCTTGCTTTTTCTTCTGATTCGGGGAATGCGTCAAGAAAACCTGCCCCCTGCATTGCAGGCTGAACTGGAAACCCAAATCGGGTGGATGCAGAACCAGGAAGAATTACAAAGCCTGCCTGGAAGACACGATCATTGGCAGGTGGGGGGAGTCAGTTATTTTCAAGAGGGGGCCATGAAAGCGCGTCGACTTTGGCTTTTCGGCGAAAACACCGGCCAGTCAGGCTATCTGCTGGATTTTGCGCATGGCACCCAACCCTTTAAAACAGCCTATTTCCCTACTCAGACTTTGATAGGAGAAACAGTGCCCTTTCCAGGCCTCCCCCCCCATCGCCTTTTAGTTAAAGCTGGAGCAGAAGTCAAAATGCAGTCTGCACTGCCCAAAGTAAATTTTCAGAGTTTAAAAGAACTCCAAATCGCCCGCCAATTACAATTTCAAGCACAGCCCTGGAAACCCCTTGGCGCTGGTTGGCTGGCTTCAGCACGCCTGCGTCCCGACGGCGAGGACTGGCTCTTGGAAGATTCACAGGGACATTTTCTGCCTCTAGCAAAGGCCTTTCGCGGAGGCTGGGAGGCCTTGGCCCTGGGGGGAGGAGCGTTTTTTCCCTGCTGCGTAGAGTGGGAAGGTCAGGAGCTTCGTCCCCTGATGTACTCAACACCCGATGAAAGCGCGAGTTTTCCCTTTGAAAGGACACGCACCTCATGAGTGTTTGGGAAAAAGGCCTCAAACAGGCCTTGCTGGGAACAACAAAGACTGAGCCCCTGGAAGTGCCACATGGGAAGCTCGGCGAATTTCTCGAAACGTTTCAGGGCAAGAATGAAGAAAAACTGCTGCTAGGGATGAGCTTGGCCGGACTGGCCACACGCAACCAAATTCAGATTGAAACGGGTTTGCCTGCTTTAGAAATTGCGCCTGAGGATCCACGCCCGCTCTGCACAAAAAAACAAATTGAAGCATTTTCAAGAATTCACAATGATCCCTGGTTGCGCCCCCTGCTTCCCCTTTGGCTGAAACAAATCTCGGTTTCAGGTCTGCGTTTACCAACTAAAACATTGATTGAAGTTCTCAACCTGGGCATGCAAAACCCAGACCTGCGTCAGCAAATTTATTCGGTAATCAGCTCCAAAGGATTTTGGCTGGCCGCTCAAAATCCGGCCTGGAAATATGTCTGGAATCCTGCTCTGGCAGCCACAGAAATTTGGCCTGAAGCCAGTTCAAGACAGCGCATCGAAGTTCTGAAGTTTCATGAAGCGCCTCTTTGTAAAGAGCGCTTTGCGCTGCTGAAAAAGTCCTGGCCAACAGAAAAAAGCAGCGATCGCGCAGCACAGCTCGAGGCACTTCATCTCTTCCCAAATCAGGCATTAGAAAGCTGGCTGGAAACAGCCCTCGATGATCGCAGCCTGGAAGTTCGTCGCAGCGCACAAAAGCGTTTAGCCCAATGCAAGGGCTCTGCCTATCGCCACCGCATGACAGAACGCGCAAAAGCCTTTATCAGCTTGAAAAAAGCTGATGAAATCAGCATCCAACTTCCTCGGGCAGAAGATTTGAGACAGGACTGGGAACGTGATGGCTTAATACTACCCGAAAAAGTAACTCCCCATGCCCGCGCCCAAATTTTAGCAGATTTGCTCTCTGTCTGTCCCCCACAGACCTGGAGCCAAAACTGGCAGATAGAACTGCATGAAGTCTACTCTCTGTTTGCTCAAGCTGCCTGGCAGGATCTCACCCTGCCTGCCTTTTGGAAAGGCCTGCTGGCCAGCCAGGATCAGGCGGCGATAGAAGCGCTGCTTTTTCCAATCGAAAGGGCAGAGACCTTCTTAGAAACAGCCCCGCTTGCCGAATTGCTCAGTAGTTTGCCAATTGCGCGTCGTGAGTTCTGGCTCGAGTTGGCATTCAAAGATTTGCAAGGAACTTTGCGCAAACGGCTCAGACAGGAAGCCCTCTGGTCTTTCGAATGGGGAGCCCACCTAAGCGAGATGATCTTGGAATCGCTTTTGCAAGTTTTTCTTGAAAGTGGCCCCCTGCAAGAAAATTTAACAAGTCAACTGGCCCCCCTGCTTTTGCGCTGGGGACATTTCCCCAGTTTACAGGCCTTCTGGCCCAAATTCTCCCCACTCCAACTCTCGCTTCAAGAGCGGGAAGGGGCAATCTATCTGCGCGGTTTTCTCAATCTACTCAAATTCCGTATTGAAACGCTGGAGGCCTAAACCCATGACCCTACTTCTCAGACAACACGCCGAACAAGAATACGCCCACGAACTCGAGGCCCTGAAGACTCTGGACACAGGGAAACGCCCCCCGGGTTGGCTACTTTCTCCCGCCTCCGTTTTAACCTATCTGCAAGGGGGAAAACTCTCAGATGGCACAGAAATTCAAGCCAAATATATTGGCCCCAGACGCCTGCTTGAAGTGGCGATTGCCACCCTGGTGACGGATCGCGCTCTGCTTTTAATCGGAGTTCCCGGCACCGGAAAGACCTGGCTTTCAGAGCACCTCAGTGCGGCAATCTGTGGTCATTCAGGTCTGGTGGTACAGGGAACCTCAGGTACGGGAGAAGAAGCCATTCGCTATGGTTGGAACTATGCCCGTCTGCTGGCAGAAGGCCCCAGTGCCGAGGCCCTGGTTCCCAGCCCCTTGATGCGCGCCATGCGTGAAGGCAGAATTGCGCGGGTCGAAGAACTGACCCGCATCCCTTCAGATGTTCAGGATGCGCTGATCACCCAACTTTCAGAAAAAACCTTGCCGATTCCTGAACTCGACAGCGAAGTACAGGCGCTCAAAGGTTTTAATGTGATCGCCACTGCCAACGATCGCGATCGGGGAGTAAATGAGCTTTCCAGTGCCTTGAGAC
This genomic window contains:
- a CDS encoding ATPase, which produces MTLLLRQHAEQEYAHELEALKTLDTGKRPPGWLLSPASVLTYLQGGKLSDGTEIQAKYIGPRRLLEVAIATLVTDRALLLIGVPGTGKTWLSEHLSAAICGHSGLVVQGTSGTGEEAIRYGWNYARLLAEGPSAEALVPSPLMRAMREGRIARVEELTRIPSDVQDALITQLSEKTLPIPELDSEVQALKGFNVIATANDRDRGVNELSSALRRRFNTVILPVPENLEAEVQIVQTRVEKLGRSLEIPAEKPALEEIRKVVTIFRELRQGLTEDRKTQLKSPSGTLSTAEAISVLNQGLSMAAYFGNGRLHAEDLAASLLGAVLKDPIQDSIAWKEYLETVVKERENWKDLYSALREIS